In one Conger conger chromosome 5, fConCon1.1, whole genome shotgun sequence genomic region, the following are encoded:
- the LOC133128370 gene encoding syntaxin-11-like yields MRDRLGDLWAVAQDSGEDGFDGGAGGQEPGDPLAAAFDEDGAVERVFQEVQSLRREIALLGVDVKRLGMQNTRFLTSVRRISAIKRDANSIARDVRVRGESVHGRLQKLEALRRQLEGQRGVASASARIARSQHASVARAFRDAMFAYARAEAAQREHCKARIQRQAAIVGRRVTGEQIEEMIETGRWNVFSGNLVATEGRSARAALAEIGRRRRELLELEGRVREIHDLFLQMAVLVEEQGCALENIEANVCSTQHHVGKARTCIRKAVRCKRRNPCRKMFCWCCPCFDRPLQ; encoded by the exons ATGAGGGACCGGCTCGGCGATCTGTGGGCGGTCGCTCAGGACTCCGGAGAGGACGGGTTCGACGGCGGCGCAGGCGGGCAGGAGCCGGGCGACCCGCTGGCGGCGGCGTTCGATGAGGACGGCGCCGTGGAGCGGgttttccaggaagtgcagTCCCTGCGACGGGAAATCGCTCTGCTCGGGGTGGACGTGAAGAGGCTGGGAATGCAGAACACGCGATTCCTCACCTCTGTCCGTCGCATCAG CGCCATCAAGCGTGACGCCAACTCCATCGCCCGGGACGTCCGCGTGCGCGGGGAGTCGGTCCACGGCCGGCTGCAGAAGCTGGAGGCGCTCCGCCGGCAGCTGGAGGGGCAGCGCGGCGTCGCCTCGGCCTCGGCGCGAATCGCTCGCTCGCAGCACGCCTCCGTCGCGCGGGCCTTCCGCGACGCCATGTTCGCCTACGCCCGGGCCGAGGCGGCCCAGCGGGAGCACTGCAAGGCCCGCATCCAGCGCCAGGCGGCCATCGTGGGCCGCCGGGTCACGGGCGAGCAGATCGAGGAGATGATCGAGACCGGCCGCTGGAACGTCTTCTCCGGGAACCTGGTGGCGACGGAAGGCCGGAGCGCGCGCGCGGCCCTGGCCGAGATCGGGAGGAGGCGCAGGGAGCTCCTGGAGCTGGAGGGGAGGGTGCGGGAGATCCACGACCTCTTCCTGCAGATGGCCGTGCTGGTGGAGGAGCAGGGGTGCGCTCTGGAGAACATCGAGGCCAACGTCTGCTCCACGCAGCACCACGTCGGCAAGGCCCGGACGTGCATCAGGAAGGCCGTCCGGTGCAAGAGGAGGAACCCCTGCAGGAAGATGTTCTGCTGGTGTTGCCCCTGTTTCGATCGTCCATTACAGTGA